From the genome of Papaver somniferum cultivar HN1 chromosome 2, ASM357369v1, whole genome shotgun sequence, one region includes:
- the LOC113348277 gene encoding zinc finger BED domain-containing protein DAYSLEEPER-like — translation MIGWTGATERTEYLHVKCASHVLALVIKDAVKLYNKSIARIRSVVKYVTGSPARWEKFKHCCSLEKIDCNKGIILDCKTIWNSTFLMLEAAEKYERAFKRLEKYDRDYKKKYIFEEVHTDALPGHEALLVLASSMEYLTFSYSSSSESEMDVDTDPKGKNKMKKKKKKQRRHHAPYAEDWSYARSLVKCLKVFFDATVRFSAATQVITHTF, via the exons ATGATTGGTTGGACTGGAGCAACTGAAAGGACTGAATACTTGCAT GTTAAGTGTGCTTCCCATGTGCTTGCTTTGGTTATAAAAGATGCAGTGAAGCTCTATAACAAGTCAATCGCAAGGATTAGGTCAGTTGTGAAGTATGTTACTGGTTCTCCAGCTAGATGGGAAAAGTTTAAGCATTGTTGTTCACTGGAGAAGATTGACTGCAATAAAGGAATAATCTTAGACTGCAAGACAATATGGAATAGTACATTCTTGATGTTAGAGGCTGCTGAGAAGTATGAAAGAGCTTTTAAAAGGTTGGAGAAGTATGATAGAGACTACAAGAAGAAGTACATTTTTGAAGAAGTTCATACTGATGCTTTACCTGGTCATGAAGCTCTTCTTGTGCTGGCTAGTTCCATGGAATACTTAACTTTCAGTTATTCATCGAGTTCTGAATCTGAGATGGATGTTGATACTGATCCAAAAGGCAAGAataagatgaagaaaaagaagaagaaacagcgtCGTCACCATGCTCCTTATGCTGAAGATTGGAGTTATGCGAGAAGTCTGGTGAAGTGCTTAAAGGTATTCTTTGATGCTACTGTTAGATTTTCTGCTGCTACTCAAGTTATTACGCATACATTCTGA
- the LOC113348278 gene encoding hydroxyphenylpyruvate reductase-like has protein sequence MEAIGVLMTCPMSTPLEEELDKKFKLFRFWNYPDKVDFLKQNSNSIRAIVGNATAGADASLIDSLPKLEIISSFSVGLDKIDLGYCKQKGIRVTNTPDVLTEDVADIAIGLILATLRRICESDQYVRKGLWKLGDFKMTTKFSGKRVGILGLGRIGLAIAKRAEAFSCPISYYSRNEKPNTTYKYYSNVMDLASNCDILVVACPLTAETRHIINREVMNALGPKGVLINIGRGPHVDEPELVSALVEGRLGGAGLDVFENEPEVPEKLFALDNVVLQPHVGSGTFETRADMGNLVIGNLEAHFLNKPLLTPVV, from the exons ATGGAAGCCATTGGAGTTCTAATGACCTGTCCAATGTCAACACCTCTAGAAGAAGAACTTGATAAGAAATTCAAGCTTTTCAGGTTCTGGAATTACCCTGATAAGGTTGATTTCTTGAAACAAAATTCTAATTCAATTAGAGCTATAGTAGGAAATGCTACTGCTGGTGCTGATGCATCATTGATTGATTCATTACCTAAATTGGAAATCATATCAAGTTTTAGTGTTGGTTTAGATAagattgatttgggttattgTAAGCAGAAAGGTATTAGGGTTACTAATACACCTGATGTATTGACTGAAGATGTTGCTGATATTGCTATTGGTTTGATTTTGGCTACTTTGAGGAGGATTTGTGAGAGTGATCAGTATGTCAGGAAGGGATTGTGGAAATTGGGTGATTTCAAAATGACTACAAAG TTCTCTGGCAAAAGGGTGGGCATCTTGGGTTTGGGAAGAATTGGTTTAGCAATTGCCAAGAGAGCGGAAGCTTTCAGTTGCCCTATAAGTTACTACTCCCGAAATGAAAAACCCAACACAACATACAAGTATTATTCAAACGTCATGGACTTAGCATCAAACTGTGATATCCTCGTGGTTGCTTGTCCACTCACAGCAGAAACTCGTCACATTATCAATCGTGAAGTGATGAATGCATTAGGTCCCAAGGGAGTCCTCATCAACATCGGCCGCGGCCCTCATGTCGACGAACCCGAGCTTGTTTCTGCATTGGTCGAAGGCCGGTTAGGTGGTGCAGGTCTTGACGTATTCGAAAATGAACCCGAGGTACCAGAAAAGCTATTTGCACTCGATAATGTCGTGCTGCAACCACATGTTGGAAGTGGCACATTCGAAACTCGTGCTGATATGGGGAATCTCGTAATTGGGAATTTGGAAGCTCATTTCCTGAACAAACCTTTGTTAACTCCAGTTGTTTGA
- the LOC113351543 gene encoding uncharacterized protein LOC113351543: MIKRLNIFIGFSYVLLYRFIRLMLYCDATFLNGRFKGTMMAATGVNGNQGFFPFAYALVLGEDIEGWEWFIENLQHCVDSRPITFITDRHEGLKQSIPKYFPNSYHSYCFHHLKNNLPIKKSNEKYKQVQDLFHKAAYCYSVAKYESSLNEMCIIGCGWVAKYIRNIDPKHWANDFFVGCRYGTHSSTIAESFNNWILPERDLPPDALVDEIRIKIMRMSAERRELGRNYSDSLNPLYKALLKSHVDIGRPWIVTESGNGIYEVHSTSSHAVDLIHMTCTCQRWKVFGFPCAYATAAITMSDIEMLRFVQPYFGSNHFRHMYAPAIRPIPNYDRPEAYEPEERVLSGIPRPPPGRPPKKCIRGAYEKERRPMKCSNCKKIGNHNKATCRVLMLE; encoded by the exons ATGATAAAGAGACTAAACATTTTCATAGGCTTTTCATATGTTTTGCTATACCGGTTCATTCGCCTTATGCTTTACTGTGATGCAACATTTCTCAATGGGAGATTCAAGGGAACAATGATGGCTGCCACTGGTGTGAATGGAAACCAAG GATTTTTTCCTTTTGCATATGctttagttcttggagaagacaTTGAAGGGTGGGAGTGGTTTATAGAGAACTTGCAGCATTGTGTCGACTCTCGTCCTATCACCTTTATCACTGATCGTCATGAAGGGCTGAAGCAAAGTATTCCCAAGTATTTTCCCAACTCTTATCATAGTTACTGTTTCcatcatttgaagaataacctCCCCATCAAGAAATCAAATGAGAAGTATAAACAAGTTCAAGATTTGTTCCATAAAGCTGCATACTGCTATAGTGTTGCTAAATATGAGTCTTCTTTAAATGAGATGTGTATCATAGGATGTGGTTGGGTTGCCAAGTACATCAGAAATATCGATCCCAAGCATTGGGCAAATGATTTCTTCGTAGGATGTAGGTATGGGACACACTCGTCAACTATTGCAGAGTCTTTCAATAACTGGATTCTTCCTGAAAGGGATCTGCCTCCGGATGCTCTTGTTGATGAGATTAGGATAAAAATTATGAGGATGAGTGCAGAAAGGCGTGAGCTCGGTAGAAATTATAGTGATAGTTTGAATCCACTCTATAAAGCTCTACTCAAGTCACATGTCGATATAGGGCGTCCATGGATTGTGACGGAGTCAGGTAATGGTATATATGAGGTTCACTCTACTAGCTCTCATGCTGTTGATCTGATACATATGACATGCACTTGCCAGAGATGGAAAGTATTTGGTTTCCCCTGTGCTTACGCCACTGCTGCTATTACTATGAGTGATATTGAGATGTTGAGGTTTGTTCAGCCTTACTTTGGTTCGAATCATTTTCGCCATATGTATGCCCCTGCAATTCGACCCATTCCCAATTACGACAGGCCAGAAGCGTATGAACCTGAAGAAAGAGTCCTATCTGGTATTCCAAGGCCACCTCCAGGAAGACCACCAAAGAAGTGCATTCGTGGTGCTTATGAGAAGGAGAGGAGGCCTATGAAGTGCTCAAATTGCAAGAAGATTGGGAACCACAACAAAGCTACCTGTCGTGTATTAATGCTAGAGTAG
- the LOC113351544 gene encoding uncharacterized protein LOC113351544 encodes MALPSCYVVVYYKGDGIPLKASLDTMIRDFTISVCDYWRNLTPRRIRFISRCDKALINCDYSLQGLIAATCSRELSSFDLFVEEACHGGASSFSSGISTQSLSDDESCTGFTETSKIKYLTKGHEQLQPLLSKAEGPPAKKKLIKHLFKDQIQSSPSIKPNDMVAQVNSCYGIDIKYHHAYKGKEAFKAEIYGDDRLFICFAACMKGYRFIRPMLYCDATFLNGRFKGTVMAATGVNGNQGFFPFAYALVPGEDIERWEWFTENLQHCVVSRPITFITDRHEGLKQSIPKYFPNSYHSYCFHHLKNNLPIKKSHKKYKKVQDLFHKSAYCYSVAKYESALNEMCIIGCGWVPKYIRNIDPKHWENVFFVGCRYGTHSSTIAESFNNWILPERDLSPSALVDENKLKIMRMSAERRELGRNYSSLTPIYKALLKSHVDIGRPWSVTESGNGIFEVHSPRSHVVDLMHMTCTCQRWKVFGFPCTHATAAITMSGIEMLRFVQPYFGSNHFHHTYAPASRPIPNYDMPEAYEPEERVLPGIPRPPPGKPPKKRIRGAYEKERRPMKCSNCKKIGNHNKATCRVLMLE; translated from the exons ATGGCCCTACCCAGTTGTTATGTTGTTGTATACTACAAAGGGGATGGTATTCCATTGAAAGCTTCTTTAGATACTATGATTCGTGACTTTACAATATCTGTTTGTGATTATTGGAGAAACTTGACTCCTCGGCGCATAAGATTTATTAGTCGTTGTGATAAAGCTCTCATTAATTGTGATTATTCTCTTCAAGGTCTAATTGCTGCTACTTGTTCAAGGGAATTGTCAAGTTTTGATCTGTTTGTTGAGGAGGCTTGTCATGGTGGTGCTTCTAGCTTTTCGTCTGGTATTTCCACACAGTCGCTCAGTGACGATGAATCATGCACTGGGTTCACTGAGACTTCAAAGATTAAATACCTGACGAAAGGTCATGAGCAATTGCAACCTCTTTTATCCAAAG CTGAAGGACCACCtgcaaagaagaaattgattAAGCATCTATTCAAGGATCAAATACAGTCAAGTCCGTCGATAAAGCCTAATGATATGGTTGCTCAGGTGAATAGTTGTTATGGTATTGACATAAAATACCATCATGCTTATAAAGGGAAGGAAGCATTTAAGGCAGAAATATACGGCGATGAT AGGCTTTTCATATGTTTTGCTGCCTGTATGAAAGGATACCGGTTCATTCGCCCTATGCTTTACTGTGATGCAACATTTCTCAATGGGAGATTCAAGGGAACAGTGATGGCTGCCACTGGTGTGAATGGAAACCAAG GATTTTttccttttgcgtatgctttagtTCCAGGAGAAGACATTGAAAGGTGGGAGTGGTTTACGGAGAACTTGCAGCATTGTGTCGTCTCTCGTCCTATCACCTTTATCACTGATCGTCATGAAGGGCTGAAGCAAAGTATTCCCAAGTATTTTCCCAACTCTTATCATAGTTactgttttcatcatttgaagaataacctCCCCATCAAGAAATCACATAAGAAGTATAAAAAAGTTCAAGATTTGTTCCATAAATCTGCATACTGCTATAGTGTTGCTAAGTATGAGTCTGCTTTAAATGAGATGTGTATCATAGGATGTGGTTGGGTTCCCAAGTACATCAGAAATATCGATCCCAAGCATTGGGAAAATGTTTTCTTCGTAGGATGTAGGTATGGGACACACTCGTCAACTATTGCAGAGTCTTTCAATAACTGGATTCTTCCTGAAAGGGATCTGTCTCCATCTGCTCTTGTTGATGAGAATAAGTTAAAGATTATGAGGATGAGTGCAGAAAGGCGTGAGCTCGGTAGAAATTATAGTAGTTTGACTCCCATCTATAAAGCTCTGCTCAAGTCACATGTCGATATAGGGCGTCCATGGAGTGTTACGGAGTCAGGTAATGGTATATTTGAGGTTCACTCTCCTAGATCTCATGTTGTTGATCTGATGCATATGACGTGCACTTGCCAGAGATGGAAAGTGTTTGGTTTCCCCTGTACTCACGCCACTGCTGCTATTACTATGAGTGGTATTGAGATGTTGAGGTTTGTTCAGCCTTACTTTGGTTCGAATCATTTTCACCATACGTATGCTCCTGCAAGTCGACCCATTCCCAATTACGACATGCCAGAAGCGTATGAACCTGAAGAGAGAGTCCTACCTGGTATTCCAAGGCCACCTCCAGGAAAACCACCAAAGAAGCGCATTCGTGGTGCTTATGAGAAGGAGAGGAGGCCTATGAAGTGCTCAAACTGCAAGAAGATTGGGAACCACAACAAAGCTACCTGTCGTGTATTAATGTTGGAGTAG
- the LOC113353663 gene encoding mitochondrial fission 1 protein B-like, whose translation MFKLCSALVYGPNIQDIKKGLLNLEEALIGELCSRLKRDKFYLTSVGYYRPKSYDESLMNLKLCSEIAPNFRQALTLQKLIQNRSSSFWFLIGTDQIPCYRDMILDYEKDITDEHDEVTNESIIKLCWALVHSRQPEDVQRGLDMLEGYVGVRYLPAQRTEMFYLLAVGYYRIGELMFSWQCLDQCLEISPYFEQASSLVVKVKDQMNRNFGLGRFITSIGFSLLAGGLTLAALRRR comes from the exons atgttcaaGTTATGCTCGGCTCTTGTTTATGGACCAAATATTCAAGATATTAAGAAAGGGCTATTGAATCTTGAAG AGGCTTTGATTGGTGAACTTTGCTCGAGGCTAAAGAGGGACAAATTTTATCTTACCTCAGTTGGATATTATAGACCCAAATCCTATGACGAAAGCTTGATGAATCTAAAATTATGTTCAGAG ATTGCACCCAATTTTAGGCAAGCTTTGACCCTGCAGAAACTAATACAAAATCGAAGCTCATCTTTCTGGTTCCTCATTGGGACAGATCAGATCCCATGCTATCGTGATATGATACTT GATTATGAAAAAGATATCACAGATGAACATGATGAGGTGACGAATGAAAGCATCATCAAGTTGTGCTGGGCACTTGTTCACTCAAGACAACCAGAGGATGTCCAGAGGGGACTAGATATGTTGGAAG GTTATGTTGGTGTTAGGTATTTGCCAGCCCAACGGACCGAGATGTTCTATCTTCTCGCAGTTGGATATTATAGAATTGGAGAATTGATGTTTAGTTGGCAGTGCTTGGACCAGTGTTTGGAG ATTTCACCATACTTTGAGCAAGCTTCAAGCCTAGTGGTCAAAGTTAAAGATCAGATGAACCGAA ATTTTGGGCTTGGGCGCTTCATCACTAGTATTGGCTTTAGTCTTTTGGCTGGTGGTCTGACTCTTGCAGCATTACGTAGGAGATGA